In Bryobacteraceae bacterium, the following proteins share a genomic window:
- a CDS encoding MBL fold metallo-hydrolase, with the protein MGTSSSGNCTFVASARTRVLIDAGLSRKETFERIAALGEDPLALDAILVTHEHGDHILSAGPIARKVKCPVFLTRLTAPLMDWNGRAAPPVECFQAGARFIIGDLDITSFTIPHDAADPVGFTVAHGGVKAGLAMDLGYLPESVKFHLRGCHVVVLESNHDLDMLKVGPYPWSVKQRVMGRKGHLSNDHVSDFIRDDLDGEAQTLVLGHLSEHNNHPEIVRLVAQTALDQRGSRARLVVAGSRSATEAFQLG; encoded by the coding sequence TTGGGTACGTCGAGTTCGGGAAATTGCACGTTCGTCGCGAGTGCCCGGACCCGTGTCCTGATCGACGCCGGGCTCAGCCGCAAGGAAACCTTTGAGCGCATCGCCGCTCTCGGCGAAGACCCGCTCGCACTCGACGCCATCCTCGTCACCCACGAACACGGCGACCATATCCTCAGCGCCGGCCCCATCGCGCGCAAGGTGAAGTGCCCCGTCTTCCTTACCCGCCTGACCGCCCCGCTCATGGATTGGAACGGACGCGCCGCGCCCCCGGTCGAGTGCTTCCAGGCCGGCGCCCGATTCATCATCGGCGACCTCGACATCACCAGCTTCACCATTCCGCACGACGCAGCGGACCCCGTCGGTTTCACCGTCGCCCACGGCGGCGTCAAGGCCGGGCTCGCCATGGATCTCGGCTATCTACCCGAATCCGTGAAGTTCCACCTCCGCGGATGCCACGTCGTCGTGCTCGAATCGAACCACGACCTCGACATGCTGAAAGTTGGGCCGTATCCGTGGTCGGTGAAGCAGCGAGTGATGGGCCGCAAGGGCCATCTCTCGAACGATCACGTCAGCGACTTTATCCGCGACGATCTCGACGGCGAAGCACAGACGCTCGTGCTCGGGCACCTTTCCGAGCACAATAACCATCCGGAAATCGTTCGGCTGGTGGCGCAGACCGCGCTCGATCAGCGCGGCTCCCGGGCGCGGCTGGTGGTGGCCGGCTCCCGCAGCGCAACCGAAGCGTTTCAGCTGGGCTGA
- a CDS encoding carboxypeptidase regulatory-like domain-containing protein, whose protein sequence is MSSRRILVFAAVLVTAAHAQQFRGTITGSVTDAQQALVPDVPIVVTHIETGSKYESVSSGTGQYTIPFLQPGAYRLEAQVDGFKRYVREPIQVSANQQVSLDIVLEIGQVADTVTVSAEAPVLVTSTASSGQVITQKQIANMPMNGRTPLVLAQLAFGVVPDSDPRFTRPFDNSGPSGFSMGGAPSRSNELLIDGSPDTTRNRRVAYNPPVDSVEEVKVETFQADAAYGNTGGGTVNVVMKGGTNTLHGNAYNFNQVSKLAATDFFVNRAGNKKNNLVFNQWGVNAGGPVWIPKLLDGRNRVFWYFAYEGIKDRIPEPLTTTVPTDGQRNGDFSALLNAGSNYAIYDPLTGRREGSRVRRDAFPGNVIPASRLSPIARNYLQFYPTANQTGRVDGQDNYLVNTNRGDNFNNELGRLDFNISDRHKLFWNFRHNERLEFRGNSFQNIATGNNLVRINWGSTLDDVYTFSPTVVLNTRLNWTRFTEGGFRPSLGFDQTSLGFPSSLAAVSTQAVLPLVDLNRFNDLGTSGTGNTPFDNFQIYTSLTKITGAHSLKMGADLRLLRESSPNFGNSSGSYTFRENWTRGPLDNSPTAPLGQDLAAFMLGLPTGGAYDVGSFRTNQAGYVSLFLQDDWRASRSLTLNLGLRYEKELPTTERFNRQVVGFDPGAQLGLTGAAQAAYARNPVAGLPASQFNPTGGIVYASSGRRAITETSHLLSPRIGMAWSANNKTVVRAGGGLFYFTEGLIASQQPGYFQRTPLVASLDGFLTPAATLGNPFPNGVLQPDGNSNGVNTFLGQGVRFYNPKVNNPYSIRWNVSVQRELSANTVVEVGYMGNHGVRLTGTRNLNWTPRELLSTSAARDQATIDRLTAQVPNPFQGLIPGTSLDGSRVASAQLFRAFPQFPGDGGVITDSNNFGGSFYHMVQTRFERRLASGVQFVFNYQFSKLIERRNFLNESDFAPEKRIANEDRPHRLIFSGLYELPFGKGKPFAADAGPLVGRLVSGWTVNAIYAVTSGDPVEWGNLIYLGGPLNWDSRNVDNVFDTTRFNTDARQQLDQNIRTFSTRFSGYRQAATNNVDFSVIKDTSITEKVRLQYRCEFFNSLNHPAFRAPNLSATNRNFGKITAQANLPRIVQMALKLVW, encoded by the coding sequence ATGTCGTCTCGGCGAATCCTCGTTTTCGCGGCGGTCCTCGTCACCGCCGCGCACGCGCAACAGTTTCGCGGCACGATCACCGGCTCGGTCACCGACGCGCAGCAGGCGCTGGTGCCGGACGTGCCGATCGTTGTGACGCATATTGAAACGGGCTCGAAGTACGAATCCGTTTCGAGTGGCACCGGCCAGTACACGATTCCGTTTCTGCAGCCCGGGGCGTACCGGCTGGAAGCCCAGGTGGACGGCTTCAAGCGCTACGTCCGGGAGCCGATCCAGGTAAGCGCGAACCAGCAGGTTTCGCTGGATATCGTGCTCGAAATCGGCCAGGTGGCCGATACGGTGACCGTGAGCGCCGAAGCGCCGGTGCTGGTGACGTCCACGGCATCGTCGGGCCAGGTGATCACGCAGAAGCAGATCGCCAACATGCCGATGAACGGGCGCACTCCGCTGGTGCTGGCGCAACTCGCCTTCGGCGTGGTGCCGGATTCGGACCCGCGGTTCACGCGCCCGTTCGACAACTCCGGGCCGTCGGGTTTCTCGATGGGCGGCGCGCCGTCGCGTTCGAACGAACTGCTCATCGACGGATCGCCGGACACGACTCGGAACCGTCGCGTGGCCTACAATCCGCCGGTGGACAGCGTGGAGGAAGTGAAGGTGGAAACCTTTCAGGCGGATGCCGCCTATGGCAACACCGGCGGCGGGACGGTGAATGTTGTGATGAAGGGCGGCACCAACACGCTGCACGGCAACGCCTACAACTTCAACCAGGTTTCCAAGCTCGCGGCGACGGATTTCTTCGTCAACCGGGCCGGCAATAAGAAGAACAACCTGGTGTTCAACCAGTGGGGCGTGAATGCGGGTGGTCCGGTATGGATTCCGAAGCTGCTCGACGGGCGCAACCGGGTGTTCTGGTATTTCGCCTACGAAGGCATCAAGGACCGGATTCCGGAACCGCTCACCACGACGGTGCCGACCGACGGGCAACGGAACGGCGACTTCTCGGCGCTGCTCAACGCGGGGTCCAACTACGCCATTTACGATCCGCTCACCGGGCGGCGCGAGGGGAGCCGCGTGCGGCGGGATGCGTTCCCGGGCAATGTGATTCCGGCGAGCCGGCTGAGCCCGATCGCGCGCAACTACCTGCAGTTTTACCCAACCGCGAACCAGACGGGCCGCGTGGACGGGCAGGACAACTACCTGGTGAACACCAACCGGGGCGACAACTTCAATAACGAACTCGGGCGGCTGGACTTCAACATATCGGACCGCCACAAGCTTTTCTGGAATTTCCGCCACAACGAGCGGTTGGAGTTCCGCGGGAACAGCTTCCAGAACATCGCCACGGGGAACAACCTGGTGCGCATCAACTGGGGCTCGACGCTCGACGACGTCTACACGTTTTCGCCGACCGTGGTGCTGAACACGCGCCTCAACTGGACGCGCTTCACCGAGGGCGGGTTCCGGCCGTCGCTCGGGTTCGACCAGACCTCGCTCGGATTCCCGTCGTCGCTCGCGGCAGTTTCGACACAGGCGGTGCTCCCGCTGGTGGACCTGAACCGTTTCAACGACCTTGGCACGTCGGGCACCGGCAACACGCCGTTCGACAACTTCCAGATCTATACGAGTCTGACGAAGATCACCGGGGCGCACTCGCTCAAGATGGGCGCCGACCTGCGCCTGCTCCGCGAGAGCTCGCCGAACTTCGGGAACTCGTCTGGTTCCTACACCTTCCGTGAAAACTGGACGCGCGGTCCGCTCGACAACTCGCCGACGGCGCCGCTCGGGCAGGATCTGGCGGCGTTTATGCTCGGGCTGCCCACGGGCGGCGCCTATGACGTCGGCTCGTTCCGCACCAACCAGGCGGGCTACGTTTCGCTGTTCCTGCAAGACGATTGGCGCGCGTCGCGGTCTCTCACGTTGAACCTCGGGCTCCGGTACGAGAAGGAACTGCCGACGACGGAACGGTTCAACCGGCAGGTGGTGGGCTTCGATCCGGGCGCGCAACTCGGGCTTACGGGCGCCGCACAGGCCGCCTACGCGCGGAACCCGGTGGCGGGGCTTCCGGCATCGCAATTCAACCCCACCGGCGGCATCGTCTACGCATCTTCCGGCCGGCGGGCGATCACGGAAACGTCGCACCTGTTGAGCCCGCGGATCGGGATGGCGTGGTCGGCGAACAACAAGACGGTGGTGCGCGCGGGCGGCGGGTTGTTCTACTTTACGGAAGGGCTCATCGCGTCGCAGCAGCCGGGCTACTTCCAGCGGACGCCGCTCGTCGCCTCGCTCGACGGCTTCCTTACGCCGGCGGCGACGCTCGGCAATCCGTTCCCGAACGGCGTCCTGCAGCCTGACGGCAACTCGAACGGCGTGAATACGTTTCTCGGCCAGGGCGTCCGTTTCTACAACCCGAAGGTGAACAACCCGTACTCGATCCGCTGGAACGTTTCGGTGCAACGGGAGTTGTCGGCGAACACGGTGGTGGAAGTGGGCTACATGGGCAACCATGGGGTCCGGCTGACCGGGACGCGCAACCTGAACTGGACGCCGCGGGAACTGTTGAGCACGTCGGCCGCCCGCGACCAGGCGACGATCGATCGGCTCACCGCGCAGGTTCCGAACCCGTTCCAGGGCCTGATTCCCGGCACCAGTCTGGACGGCAGCCGCGTGGCTTCGGCGCAGTTGTTCCGCGCCTTTCCGCAGTTTCCGGGCGATGGAGGGGTGATCACGGATTCGAACAACTTCGGCGGATCCTTCTACCACATGGTCCAGACGCGATTCGAGCGGCGGCTGGCGTCGGGCGTGCAGTTCGTCTTCAACTACCAGTTCTCGAAGCTGATCGAGCGGCGGAATTTCCTGAATGAGTCCGACTTCGCGCCCGAAAAGAGGATCGCCAACGAGGACCGGCCGCACCGGCTGATCTTCAGCGGGCTGTACGAACTTCCGTTCGGCAAGGGGAAGCCGTTCGCGGCCGATGCCGGTCCGCTGGTGGGACGCCTGGTCTCGGGGTGGACTGTCAACGCGATCTACGCTGTCACGTCGGGCGATCCGGTGGAATGGGGCAACCTGATCTACCTCGGCGGCCCGCTCAACTGGGATTCGCGCAACGTGGACAACGTGTTTGACACGACGCGGTTCAACACCGACGCGCGGCAGCAGCTTGACCAGAACATCCGCACGTTCAGCACGCGTTTCTCCGGCTACCGCCAGGCGGCGACCAACAACGTGGACTTTTCGGTGATCAAGGATACTTCGATCACTGAAAAAGTGCGTCTGCAATACCGCTGCGAGTTCTTCAATTCGCTGAACCACCCGGCATTCCGGGCGCCGAACCTCTCGGCCACCAACCGGAACTTCGGGAAGATCACCGCGCAGGCGAACCTGCCGCGGATCGTGCAGATGGCGTTGAAACTCGTCTGGTAG
- a CDS encoding DEAD/DEAH box helicase: MSTNLARHGFEKPTPVQAGAIPPALEGRDLVASAQTGTGKTLAFAIPIIERISATEVKSKQPPGVARNRELRALVLSPTRELAMQIEETFTKVAAGTGIRTAVVVGGMNESKQLRAIQSGAQVAIATPGRLEDFLTRKLVRLGNVETVVLDEADRMLDMGFLPSIKRILGQLPESRQTMLFSATIGKEVESLIGRYTREAVRIAIGAAVRPVEAVDLHVYEVESDAKMRLLTRLLDAESGSFLIFARTKHGTDRLAKRLSSAGVKATRIHGDRTQNQRNQALRGFKEGDYRVLVATDVAARGIHVDGISHVVNYDLPQAPEDFVHRVGRTARAGTRGVASTFATRAERSEVRRIEKAIGVRLVARD, translated from the coding sequence GTGTCCACAAACCTTGCGCGGCACGGCTTCGAGAAGCCAACGCCGGTGCAGGCCGGGGCGATCCCGCCGGCCCTCGAGGGTCGCGATCTCGTCGCCTCCGCGCAGACGGGCACGGGCAAGACGCTCGCATTCGCCATTCCGATCATCGAGCGTATTTCGGCGACGGAGGTGAAGAGCAAACAGCCGCCCGGTGTGGCGCGGAACCGCGAACTGCGCGCGCTGGTGCTGAGCCCGACGCGGGAACTGGCGATGCAGATCGAGGAGACGTTCACGAAAGTGGCCGCGGGAACCGGGATTCGCACGGCGGTGGTGGTGGGTGGGATGAACGAGTCCAAGCAGTTGCGCGCCATCCAATCCGGCGCCCAGGTGGCGATCGCGACTCCCGGAAGGCTCGAGGATTTTCTCACGCGGAAACTCGTCCGGCTGGGGAACGTCGAAACCGTGGTGCTGGATGAGGCGGACCGTATGCTCGACATGGGCTTCCTGCCGTCGATCAAGCGGATCCTGGGCCAGTTGCCGGAGTCGCGCCAGACGATGCTGTTCTCGGCGACGATCGGCAAAGAGGTGGAATCGTTGATCGGCCGGTACACGCGGGAGGCGGTGCGGATCGCGATCGGCGCGGCGGTGCGTCCGGTGGAGGCGGTGGACCTGCACGTGTACGAGGTGGAGTCCGACGCGAAGATGCGGCTGCTGACGCGGCTGCTCGACGCCGAAAGCGGCAGCTTCCTGATCTTCGCGCGCACCAAGCACGGCACGGACCGGCTGGCGAAGCGCCTTTCGAGCGCCGGCGTGAAAGCGACCCGCATTCATGGCGATCGAACGCAGAACCAGCGGAACCAGGCGCTGCGCGGATTCAAGGAAGGCGACTACCGGGTGCTGGTGGCCACCGACGTGGCGGCGCGCGGCATCCACGTAGACGGGATCTCGCACGTGGTGAACTACGACCTGCCGCAGGCGCCGGAGGACTTCGTTCATCGCGTGGGCCGGACGGCCCGGGCCGGGACGCGCGGGGTGGCTTCTACATTCGCGACGCGGGCTGAACGCAGCGAAGTGCGGCGGATCGAGAAGGCAATCGGGGTCCGGCTGGTGGCGAGGGACTGA
- a CDS encoding M50 family metallopeptidase, translated as MMAAFRVIAALILFAHPLILVLGGAVAIMGAEVDPEVKAKINIREMWVPVAILVGFHAIGAWQILRGRGRGFAWVTSLMVAMVWGGRLRLVGSLPLAFLVAELAAPWLRRRLGRDSAGAEDQTAHGAAESKRNILETGTGIAVIVALSSAWHALPAWMHPAKPASGDDGGVLATMAGLWLGVLVHELGHALAGAAVGFRMSRLAVFPFEYLRSSKRSYFRLNFAVLGGFYMGIPTHVRHLRRRHMALTAAGPAFGFLFAFLSWALLWRANGAADGFAYGVLAASIWFGLVNNLLNLLPIQMSGLRLDGRVLWGGMFRHREEEAALAVLACCSSLYSPLRPRDWPEDWVEFLRETSDALTIPLLIEWAEDRLNIDPGDLRAMSDLARCSVELDRIASLIPDKSAKNSFLMHRAWVRCRYGGESRVAPELLVEAGNDPETDLYEILRLEAALCAAAGDRDGALERVTEAERSLAGQPRRCGFDDAALNGLRSYRAQLAAE; from the coding sequence ATGATGGCCGCCTTCCGCGTTATCGCGGCGCTGATACTATTCGCCCATCCGCTGATTCTTGTCCTCGGCGGCGCCGTCGCCATCATGGGCGCCGAAGTCGACCCGGAAGTAAAGGCGAAAATCAACATCCGGGAGATGTGGGTCCCGGTGGCGATCCTCGTCGGTTTCCACGCGATCGGCGCGTGGCAGATCCTCCGCGGACGCGGCCGGGGCTTCGCCTGGGTGACCAGCCTGATGGTGGCCATGGTCTGGGGCGGCCGGCTGCGCCTGGTGGGAAGTCTGCCGCTGGCGTTCCTGGTCGCGGAACTCGCCGCGCCGTGGCTCCGGCGCCGGTTGGGACGAGACAGCGCCGGGGCCGAGGACCAGACCGCGCACGGAGCCGCCGAGAGCAAACGGAACATTCTCGAGACGGGGACGGGCATCGCCGTGATCGTCGCCCTCAGCTCTGCCTGGCACGCCCTGCCCGCGTGGATGCATCCCGCCAAGCCCGCGAGCGGCGACGACGGCGGCGTACTCGCCACCATGGCCGGGCTGTGGCTGGGCGTCCTCGTCCACGAGCTCGGCCACGCCCTTGCCGGCGCGGCGGTGGGCTTCCGGATGTCGCGCCTCGCCGTCTTCCCGTTCGAGTATCTCCGCTCTTCCAAGCGCTCCTACTTCCGCCTGAACTTCGCCGTCCTCGGCGGATTCTATATGGGCATCCCGACGCACGTCCGGCATCTTCGCCGCCGCCACATGGCCCTTACCGCGGCCGGTCCGGCCTTCGGATTCCTGTTCGCTTTCCTTTCCTGGGCTCTGCTCTGGCGCGCCAACGGCGCGGCGGACGGTTTCGCCTACGGCGTGCTCGCCGCGTCCATCTGGTTCGGGCTGGTGAACAACCTCCTCAACCTGCTGCCGATCCAGATGAGTGGCCTTCGCCTGGATGGCCGCGTCCTCTGGGGCGGGATGTTCCGGCACCGCGAGGAAGAGGCCGCTCTCGCCGTGCTCGCCTGCTGCAGTTCGCTCTACTCTCCTCTCCGCCCGCGTGACTGGCCGGAGGACTGGGTCGAGTTCCTGCGCGAAACCTCCGACGCGCTGACCATTCCGCTTCTCATCGAATGGGCCGAGGACCGTCTGAACATCGACCCGGGCGACCTGAGGGCCATGAGCGATCTGGCTCGCTGCAGCGTCGAACTGGACCGCATTGCGTCCCTCATCCCGGACAAGTCCGCGAAGAATTCGTTCCTCATGCATCGCGCGTGGGTGCGCTGCCGCTACGGCGGCGAATCGCGGGTCGCGCCGGAACTGCTCGTCGAAGCCGGTAACGACCCGGAAACGGACCTGTACGAGATACTGCGGCTCGAAGCAGCCCTCTGCGCCGCCGCCGGCGACCGCGACGGCGCGCTCGAACGCGTCACCGAAGCCGAGCGAAGCCTCGCCGGCCAGCCGCGCCGCTGCGGATTCGACGACGCCGCCCTCAACGGGTTGCGATCCTACCGCGCCCAACTCGCCGCCGAGTGA